Proteins encoded in a region of the Vicia villosa cultivar HV-30 ecotype Madison, WI linkage group LG5, Vvil1.0, whole genome shotgun sequence genome:
- the LOC131604582 gene encoding secreted RxLR effector protein 78-like, translated as MKVDFEKAYDRLSWNLLRFVLKKMGFGERWLRWMEGCVFTSSLSIIINGSVTKEFNVEKGLRQGDPLSPFLFVIAAEVLTGLMNRATSLGDFRGFLYNEIDACGMLQFADDTIFIAEGDLANIWTIKSILRGFEIMSGVRVN; from the coding sequence ATGAAGGTGGATTTTGAGAAAGCTTATGATCGGTTAAGTTGGAATTTGTTGAGGTTTGTTCTTAAGAAAATGGGGTTCGGGGAAAGATGGTTAAGGTGGATGGAAGGATGTGTGTTTACTAGCTCTTTGTCCATTATCATTAATGGGAGTGTCACTAAGGAGTTTAATGTGGAAAAGGGCCTCCGCCAAGGTGATCCGTTGTCCCCGTTTTTGTTTGTCATAGCCGCGGAAGTTCTAACGGGCCTTATGAATAGAGCTACCTCGTTGGGTGATTTTAGAGGTTTTCTTTATAACGAAATTGATGCGTGTGGTATgcttcaattcgcggatgatacaATATTTATAGCGGAAGGAGATCTCGCGAATATTTGGACCATTAAGTCTATTCTTAGAGGATTTGAGATTATGTCGGGGGTGAGGGTTAATTAA